The nucleotide window TTGATTGTAGGACGCCTTGAACGGTGATCCCTCAGAGACTGGAGTAGGCCGGATCTTTGGATGCCTTGTCAGgatgttttttaaatgaatgttcCTGTAACCGTGAGGGTTTCATGGCCTCATCAGAGAAAACGTGATCTCAGAGCAGGCACATAGGTAAACCACTGTTGATCTCTGAAGGAATAAATCCATCATTTATGCAATTGACATTTTACTGTCTGCCCTTTTTCTTGCTATCCGCCATGtttcattgtgttgtgttggttattgaactgtttaGCCGtgaacttgggttatgtttatcatcGTTACcatagagatcatgacgatagctgctgtaacgggagtccgggcgtgtgcaggaccgaaccgcgctgtatgaTCACTGTTACACTGAGCACAGAGAGTGAAgagtagctgagacggtagaggggttatAAACTCATGAAggaaaataggctatttatttcaggtaccctttttttttttttgcaccaaaaagatttgaaaaccttgaagtttaaaatcaaaaagattttttttccctctccctcccctcacccctctctctctcccccccctctcccctcccccctctctctctcccctccctctccccccactccctctccccccctctctctctccccccctctctctcccccccctccctttctctctctccccccctctcctcctcccctccctctcccccccccccccccccccctctctccagagcgtccgcgggtgtctctgctccagaggagcccctcctccccagtggtgtgccatgctacaggcttctaccctgacagggtggtggtgttctggaggagagacggccaGGAGCTCCATGAGCAGGTGGACCCCGGGGAGGTCCTCCCCAACCACGACGGGACCTTCCAGGTCAGCGTGGACCTGGACCTCACGGCCGTCCCAcaggaggactgggggaggtACGAGTGTGTGGTCCAGCTGAGAGGCATCGAGGacatctccacccccctggaccccgccctCATCAGGACCAACTGGGGGAAGACTGGGAGGGACGGAGGTAGGgaacacacctccacctcacctccacctcacctccacctcacctccacctcacctccacctccacctcacctccacctcaccacctcctcacctccacctcacctccacctcacctcacctccacctccacctccacctcacctccacctcacctcacctcacctccacctccacctcacctcacctccacctccacctccacctcacctccacctccacctccacctcacctccacctccacctccacctccacctccacctcacctccacctcacctcacctccacctccacctccacctcacctccacctccacctccacctccacctcacctcacctccacctcacctccacctcacctcacctccacctccacctccacctcacctccacctccacctccacctccacctccacctcacctcacctccacctcacctccacctcacctccacctccacctccacctccacctcacctccacctcacctccacctccacctcacctccacctcacctccacctcacctccacctcacctcacctccacctcacctccacctcacctccacctccacctcacctccacctccacctccacctcacctcacctccacctccacctccacctcacctccacctccacctccttggggccctcctccacctccttggggccctcctcctgacctcctgctctctcttcccctgaAGGTCTCCCGGGGCCCTTCCCCGTCTCTGGCTCTGTGGCGGGGGCCCTCCTCCTGGTTGGAGCTCTGGTCCTGGCGGGAGTCTGTTGGTACAGGAAGAGGAACGGTGAGTgagctgacccctgacccccagcTGCCCCTACTTCCTGCCCCCTCGCTGCGTCCCTTCCTGGACTCTGATTGGTCGTCGTGATGCTCTAGCGGTCTGGTGGTAGAAACCTCTCCATCACTGGAGGAAGAACCTCCTCTAAGGTCCAGGCCCCAGTGATGTTGAGGCATTAAGAATATGAAAGTAGACAACATGAGGATGTTCACCACTGTCACACACTGATCATTTCTCCTGATCCTTAGGTTCAGCCAAACGTCCAGCAGCTGGTGAGTAACGTGTGTTTTTACTGCAGTTCTGCTCTCATGATTAACAATACTACCAAcacggttaccatggtgacaggtctgtggactatacagctctgtagatctagatacacctagctctgtagatctagatacacctagctctgtagatctagatacacctagctctgtagatctagatacatctagctctatagatctagatacacctagctctgtagatctagatacacctcgctctgtagatctagatacacctagctctgtagatctagatacatctagctctgtagatctagatacacctagctctgtagatctagatacacctagctctgtagatctagatacacctaTCTCTGTGgatctagatacacctagccctgtagatctagatacacctggctctgtagatctagatacacctggctctgtagatctagatacacctggctctgtagatctagatacacctggctctgtagatctagatacacctggctctgtagatctagatacacctagctctgtagatctagatacatctggctctgtagatctagatacacctggctctgtagatctagatacatctagctctgtagatctagatacacctggctctgtagatctagatacacctagctctgtagatctagatacacctagctctgtagatctagatacacctggctctgtagatctagatacacctagctCTCAGGGgttaaaattaactttttttcacCACCGTCCCGGAAACGTCCCGAATAACATTTTGAACCGTCCCGAATCGTCCCAAATTTTtcccataaatattttttacattttgagtcgttacttaggcctactgatagtataataaaaacacaatacgTTATGttgatgaaataatatatttatttccagaTGACAAGCAACACCCTCGCAGAACTGTGGTCTATCTacgtgacgtgtgtgtgtgtgtgtgtgtgtgtgtgtcagtgtgtgtgtgtgtgtgtgtgtgtgtgtgtgtgtgtgtgtgtgtgtgtgtgtgtgtcagtgtgtgtgtgtgtgtgtgtgtgtgtgtgtgtgtgtgtgtgtgtgtgtgtgtgtgtgtgtgtgtgtgtgcatagaacAATGTGTGACGCaacgccacagaatcaacaccgagcgccacaaattgattctgcTTTTTAAAACGTTTTAgcgattttgaaatataaatgtCGTTCCGTTCCGTTCTCGTTCACAGACgcacagagacaagcgcgcataggcctacatgccaatggtgcgcgggtagactaccacttattggataaacctgcgtatcatgcacacgcactgacagcggATTCACCCGCTCATCCTCTCAATGCACCTACAAAGGCAAACCCGAAGCAGCAGGAATGTAAAAAGGGATAGTGTGTAGAACGCCGgtaattatcgggaaaataagccccgacagggcgaacttGCTtttgccctgaaggggcttattttcaatCATGACCGGCGATGTTCTctacatatcccgcttattacacggctacttgccaaaacgaaacaataacttcccatggtgtgtctttttacaatttatttgatagCACctgcattcgtagtgttgatcagcagagaaatagtccgccaaagacgttgacgtcgcttagcaaccgaagacgctggggttgacaagttaccggtacTTGCGGGACTTCATTAGAGGCGAAAAAtctgttgttttccttgacagcggtcaatcatactcatgattatacttagcaacggtgaattatcaaatataattcactgcCGGAAGTTTTGAAAGTCCCATTGCAAGCGAACGGAGCGTTCCATCacatggcattgagaagacccatgtaataattgcgattaatgtgaaatgcagCTGCTATGTAGCCTATATGAAATTTAGATAAATTAAATTTAGATAAATGACTGTGTTAGACCCCCaggccgttctgccggcgatttaaattcgctctgcagcataGGTTGGAGATCGGGAAGTCTCACGGTGGGCCggcccactttttttttttgactccgtgcgcagccccgccttctccagtgaaccaagaaagcctgacgaacgggggattttacccccgctgtctcactgaacaacacaaacgcGAGCGAGCCAACCAATTGAACGAAGCCCTTTCCATTAAATAAGTCTTTTCCACCGATCGCGAACATCACAGAAAGTGTTGAAAACTTAAACAGAAACGTGAAGTCAGTGCCCGCAAAATTCTCTTCGTCCCGAAGTCGAcccgagagagaataaaaatccTCCCGATGACAATTAATTACGTCCCCGGGACGACGGGACGTCGTTAATTTTAATCCCTgctagctctgtagatctagatacacctagctttgtagatctagatacacctagctctgtagatctagatacacctagctctgtagatctagatacacctagctctatctagatacatctagctctgTAGATCCGTTCAGCTCCTCACCGTCTGCTTCTTGCCAGGTTCTGACACCAGCTCTGAGAACCCTGAGGGACAGAAACATCTTCTGgccccgacccctgaccccaagGTCAGTATTCTGTGACATCACAACTCTTTGGAGGATGGGTGGGAGGGCACTAATGTCTTCACAGTACATTACTTCAGTACTTCATGAGAGGAAGAGTACTTCATCCCAGTAATATAAATAGTACTTCATCACAGTAATATATATTGTACTTCATCACAGTAACATATTTTGTGCTTCATCACAGTGATAGTAATATTGTGATAGTATTCATCAGTGATAATAAAATTTGGAAATATATTCATCTTTGATAGTAATAATATAACAGTATTCATCAGTGACAGTAATATTATAACAGTATTCATCAGTGATAGTAATATTATAACAGTATTCATCAGTGATAGTgatattgtatttgtattagttTGGTCACAACTTGGTTTTTAACCCTAAAAAGATGTATGGATTTGAAATATGATTGTGatcgggtgtttgtgtgtggggaccCTGTTTATATGCTGGAGGCTAGCTGCTTCTTATGTGGTTTACTCACATAAGGTAGAAGCTAAACGCTAACAGTAATGCTTCAACAATCTCTTTAACCTCATGCTATCTACACAAACGATATGCCATATGAAAGAGGCTCCAAGGAGTCCCACGGTACAAGCCCTATCATGTGGTGGGCTCATGATGAGGTAGTGAGCAGTGAGGTGCTGATAGATGGTTGGAGCTGACCTGTGCTCCCCTGGTGTTTAGAGCTGAATGATGAAGAGGCTTCTCGTTGGAGGATTGATCATCATTCATAATCCTGACCATCAGGCGTGGGGCTCAGATCGCCTCAGACTCAACGACAACACTCTGACTCACTTTGATCTGGAAAACAACAATTAATCCCTAAGAAAGCTTAAATAAAGGAAATCATTGTCTACTCTTATTACAGTATAACTAAGTGATTATTACCGACTATAATCACTGTCATATTCCATTAAGTTGTACATTTGATAATTTGTTGAGTCATTGGTTGACTCGCCGATCTGTAACTGATGCTTTGAAACCATGGCAACATGATCTCCCTCATGAGCGGCCATCTTAGTTAGGATGCGGTTGCTCACCGCATAACGTTGGTTTAACGTGTGGGTTTATAATGTTTAAGATgtttaatatgatattattaggATTATTAAGGGGCCGTAATCCAGACCGTTGATTCAGACTGTCCTTGGCCCTAATTAATCCTTCTTTAATactatgtaatatatatatatatatatatatatatataaaataatcatTATCAGTCTTTTTGGAAAATATTTTAGAGTTGCTAGAATACACTGGTCTTGTGGGActtataattaaaatattataagctgttttttctttttgctgtaAATAAAGTTTCAACTCCCAATTCCAGTCTGCTTATTTCATGTTGTggtagactctctctctctctctctctctctctctctctctctctctctctctctctctctctctctctctctctctctctctctctctctctctctctctctctctctctctctctcattagacTTCAGCAGTAATTGATAAATGTTCAGTCTAGTAAACCGATATCCAGCCCGCGTCGCCTCGTCTGAACCCACTCGGAGGAAAGAGTCACTTTCTCTTTCAGATGACCACGGGATTTATTTGATATGGCTCAGAGGAGATAACCCCTCCCACTTTATGGCTCAGAGGAGATAACCCCTCCCACTTTATGGGAGGGGTTAAGCCTGTAGGTATTCTCCCACGGTTTAGCGGGGCGGGGCCTGGAGAGAGCCCGTAGCCCCCTCCAGCAGGTCGTCCCTCTGGTGGATGCCCAGAGAGAGCACCTCCATCTGGGTGTGtgactctggggggggggtttctatCTCAGACCCGTGTGATGTGTTGGTCCTCGGCACCGGGATACCTCTCCATCTGGACGTCATACGGTGGCTCGGGAGGGGGGGTCGGGTACGAGGAATGGTTTGGTGGGGGGCtgaggcggtgggggggggggagaggtcagggtgaggagggtgcgggtctgggggagggtggggggccgGAACCGGTGCTCGTACCGGGTACGTGCCCCCCCCTGGCAGCCACgtccaaagccccccccccccaaacgggaagcctggagggaggagggggttagAACAGTAAAATAATGTCAGTTTAAAATGAGCAGGTTCTGCTGAAGCCAGCGGTCCGTGCTCTGCTGGACCCTGTTGGGGGGGGCCTGATTAGGGCCTGCAGGTTAACGACCTGGGCCAGCCTGCTCACCTGTCTGCTcaagaagaaaataaaggtcACAGAATCTTGGACAGGGCAAAAGAAAAATCATGGATAATATAATACTACATAATACTATATTAACAACAGTGTTTTCTATAAAAAGGTTAAGttataaacaatttatttattctttaaagGCTAGAGACTTAGCCAAAATGTGTTAAATCCTTTCCTCTGGGATGAAATATTCATTGGTATTATACATTACATATCATACAAAATATCTGTGCTTTTCTGACAATAAATCAGCAGACTGTTCAAAAGTACACTCCACCAGGTCACCCTAAAATGCAGCAGAATGCAGGAATCACATCTACGATATTCGTAATCCCTCCCCCTTTGtatacttcatatacccctgtggcttcctgaGGGCTGAGCacccccaaaagtcagaacaTAGAATCGCCCCTGGTCTAGCCAGAGAccacgcagcgatatcaacatggatCCGGGTCGTGGTCCCGGTCCAGATCCGGGACCCGGATCATgaccaggacccggacccgGAACCAGACCTGGACCCATAGCGGGACCAGGACACGGACCCGGATCTGGACCAGGACCCGAACCGGGAACCGGACCGAGACCCTTACCCGGATCAGGAcctggtcccggtccgggtCCTGATCCGGGTCCTGGTCCGTGTCCTGGTCCCAGTCCTGGACCTGGTCCTGATCCGGGTCCttgtcccggtcccggtccggCTTGTGGTCCGggtcccggtcctggtcctggtcccagagtttctgctgtaacccagtggACTGGAGGATCAGAGTTTCTGCCATAAATTGGCTcagtgatctgtgtgtgtgtgtgtgtgcgtgtgtgtgtgcgtgtgcgtgtgcgtttgggtGTGTTCGTTTCCCCGAAAACACGTTACCTGCGCTGAGAGGGCGGCTGAGAGTCAAACCGGTTCAGCTCACTCCCTCATAAGTTTGTCGCAGCTTGGAGCCTTTCTTTCTCCGCTTTTTAAACCTTTCACCTGATTAACTTGTATAAGGTTAAAGTGTTTTATAAACACTTTAACCTCAGTTTCTTCCCTTACATTTATACTTGCATTACTTTATACCGTATGGACGCATTTTAATCCCGGAATAGAGACGATAAGGTAAGGTAGGCCGACAGTATACTACCTTTTATATTGTCTTTCGGTTATGTAGGCTTATATGATAATGAACAACCAGCTTACTACCGTTAATATTGactttaggttactggtatataatatgGACCTCATCTCGGTATATGTCTGCGTGTATCGCTTATCAATTAGGCCTAAAGACAGTTTACTGTAGAGAAGGCAACCTTGGTTCATGTTTCACTGCTTTTCTGACCCGTGTGGTAAATCGGACACTGCGTTCAATATTCAAGTGATTCGTTTGTCTTGATGCTACTCCGAATTAAAATAAGGACGTGACAGAAGTCCTTTCTATGTGCTGATATTTAAAAAAGTTAATATTGACTATCGATGTGTTGAGCTTCACCAGTTGATAGATAGGGAATCTGTGGTTCAGTAAAGTGACAGAATTCAGACTTTGGTCCAGTGGAGAAATTATTCTAACGTTCTTTACTTTAATGGTACCGCAATGATTTTTTAAGTCTATTGTATATCTTTTTTGTGTTGTAGTTTAAGCACAGTTACAAGGTGTTTACTAATTCATCTGTCATCTGCAGTACACATCTGTACTGTAGTGAGGGCAGTGCGGTTATGTTGTGGGGTTCATATCGATGGTCTATGACGTCCATAATGCTTTAGTGTGAAGCAGTCACAAAGATCTTCTCTCTCAATAAACAGCTAAAGTTCAAAAGGCAATTGAAGTGATggatgagttgtgtttgtgtccaggtctccagtctactatggatgaggagagagaagaggggggtcctacctctaagaccactctgtctggggaacatggccgccggagcaaagctaagaggtaagaagaggatctctctcttCTGTGACTGCTGTCactctcagagctcagcagtgatgcatcatgactccatcattagtctgagtaaaaggtgtgtgtgtgtgtgtgtgtgtgtgtgtgtgtgtgtgtgtgtgtgtgtgtgtgtgtgtgtgtgtgtgtgtgtgtgtgtgtgtgtgtgtgtgtgtgtgtgtgtgtgtgtgtgtgtgtgtgtgtgttgaagcccagagaagcaggagagaacagacccccctggacccagctgtgtctccatgaagagtggctGGTCTATGGATAATCCTCTTAgttttaaagatggaaatcagtctatcaagaagaggtgaggatttatcagagATCATAAAGATACAGCTTCCATCGAACGTCCATAAATcctgtttcttgtttttctagaagagtccagcaggagagagcagactcccctggacccagctgtgtctccatgaagagtggctGGTCTATGGATGTACCATTGGTGTTTAAAGATGGACGTCCCtcaagagaggagaggtaggggttcaaacagacgatgaaaacagaccaCTTGGTTGTTTTCAGACTACTgatatctacgtgtgtgtgtgtgtgtgtgtgtgtgtgtgtgtgtgtgtgtgtgtgtgtgtatgtgtgtgtgtatgtgtatgtgtatgtgtgtgtgtgtgtgtgtgtgtgtgtgtgtgtgtgtgtgtgtgtgtgtgtgtgtgtgtgtgtgtgtgtgtgtgttgtagcccagagcagcagcagagaacaGATTTCCCTGGActcagctgtgtctccatgaagagtgaccgctctatggatGTACCATTGgtgtttaaagatggacgcccctccagcgaggagaggtaggggttcaaacagacgatgaaaacagaccaCTTGGTTGTTATCAGTCTCTACTGATACTCTACTGATCTACAAGTCTGGCGAAatagaattgtgtgtgtgtgcagtggcgattttggtttggaaactctggtggggcccatgcaggaaaatattataacgcaatccagaaataccacatattactaccatcacaaaaaaaacagtagcaagtgacagaggggaccaaaattgcaactgaataatgccatcactcaaacgcgaatctgacgacatatattaggctattatagcaatagcaccaccaaatggcagcgttcaagatctcacaatatcaaaactcaagaaaacaacaacgtggcaacaataaaaacacaacggcgcacaccctttacacagcagtcaatatacaaagccaccactcacaatataccaaaaaaagaagaagtatggtttaagttgcattaagtttgcaggccaccatactgtacaattaacaatgaatctagcctgatagagtggttgcctattcagacctggataatcctgggtgaaaattttaagtaagtttgggctaagatggtaagcatttttttccgcttgaaccactcctggttgaacgatctattcttgtcctttccctcttgaataatgattcaatccgtcgggcgatgtggtcccaaacgttttatctccaacttctgttcaagtgctaaatctcacatgagacagatactcaacacgattcatcatttaatgaatgaaacgtccatttgttgttatttactgtaacagtaactacgttagccagctagcaagatctgatcggctcccgccgtaaaccccgccctttctacaaatcagccaatgagaagagctttggggcactaaacttctggccccaccgtcgaaacagaagcgggcgcttgctcgcgcaacagcaccagttttctacactgcagcagacggggccatctcggctgtgccccaccgagcggaacagacgagacggagcaacgaactatttcacacgCAACTTGAATTTTTTTGGAGAATCAAACCAGTCCTTTGTGCTGAAAAGGTTGGGGACCCCTGCTCGAGGGTCTATCTGACTCtctggtttctcaacgggggcgttcgcacaacctagggggggcgctgggaacgtgattttTTTAAACTTTCATGGTTTTCTAAATTTTTGGGTGAAAAaacgttgcatttcaaatacaaaatatataggcctaattaggcctctgtgcgcgatctgttttcgtggGGCCCAagttgcccgggccgcggtgcccgtggttcccgggccattcattctttcgttcacggggcacggcgggagtcgcgggagtgccgTGGTCCCGGTCAAGGACGACGGGAGACGAggcctctttttctctctctctctctctctctctctctgtctctgtctctgtctctgtctctgtctctgtcgctctcgtcgctctggaagtttaattgggtttattacagtgatggacagtgctgttagccaatcagaagtgctacatttgcatgtcatgaatattcatgaatatatgtttttcaccaaaaccgactcagagggcattcattgctattagtgaccaccgcaaaatcaatgaaaaacgatgcattaatagctttaagcaatataacacgagtgtgagtggggtttattaaaaataaatgatagggggggggtggcgccagaggatcagggtaaggtcaggtttgctcaaaaaaggttgagaaccactggtctatagcatataaccgcgttgtctgattactaGTGGTGggcatatattattatttttaatctagattaattccaaaattaatctagattaaagtggcaaacggcaaaaaatatgtttgtgtaccttgacagcggtcaattatactgggcaatggtgatttatcaaatataattcactgccggaagttgtgaagtgcccatgcaagtgaacggagcataaacaaaaataattgacggCTGaccgttgggaaggcccatgcaagtgaatggagcagtctacagcattgagaagagccgtgtaataatccataataatgtaaggtttagaagttaaatatttgaaagttgtagaataaattaatataatttatattggagttaatttgctagaaatgtacttacaatttttagtcagttaatcatttacatatttatgttacacaattattacatattGACATGTTTAcattaacacagtcaggatattctgttgaatctgcctctctgattccctcacatttacctcagtctaaattctagcttctgattggttagttcagtcacgtgatgggtccgaacaaggaagtgtttgaaaatagattaacggcaatattttttttgttgcgcGTTAAtgcagccgttaacgccgataacggcccaccaatactgattacagtttaataaaTTTTTcccaatttaccagctctcgttttgaagaataatcaccgcaccattcgtttcaatgggaatagcgacagtctatactttcaacataaagtgtacatatttataatttgaaatctGTCCCAGCCTTTAAACCACctatactatagggtctatactagcatataaccgcgttttcttatcacagtttaatgtaacagtaagctgaaaacatcctaattaacaccgcaactgcaaatgaaCCACATGGAGGTAACCacggcaaccggtcaaacaaatgttatttttgcgatcattctgctcgcgcatccgccgtgttgctaagcaaataatccccctatagcgcgactgcggtccatttattaataaagaaacgGTTAACCGTGTACACGAAAAAGTAGGGGTCGTGTAAACGTTTACAATTCTTTGTAACCGTTCACACCCCTAATATCAAGTACTCATTATCTTAATTGCCAATTCTTTATCCACAAATATGGTCCCTTCAATGGACCAGGAAGTGCTTCATAAAAGGACCTTCTACGTCATCAAGGCAACGCCACCTGTGTTTGGAGTAGGACGTTCACTAAGTGGTTGGCAGACTGGAAAAACACAGGATtttacacacacgtgtgtgtgtgtgtgtgtgtgtgtgtgtgtgtgtgtgtgtgtgtgtgtgtgtgtgtgtgtgtgtgtgtgtgtgtgtgtgtgtgtgtgtgtgtgtgtagcttgtctggctgcctggtcacacaggaaggctgtgcttcactggcctcagctctgagctccaacccctcccatctgagaaagctggacctgagctacaatcacccaggagactctggagctgcgctgctctctgctggactggaggatccacgctggagactggacactctcaggtatggagaggacagctcaccactcagggacaaagCCTCCTACTAGGATTCatgctgctagatgaagtggtttgaagaggcagctgtcactcatgttgtgtagaacatgatgagacggcagatgatgaaggtgaatgtttcaacatgctgctctcactttgtttcccccccagtgtggagcacggtggagtgtggaggctgaaaccagctctaaagaagtgtaagtgtctgtttgattcatcacatcacacactcactattgagacggaaagtccatccacacagcaggtcCTACTGcgaatgaagatgatggctgacatcatgtatcttcCGTATATTAATACTGTCGACCATCACAATTGAACCTGCTTGTATAAAACCCAGAAGGTATTACATTGTTACATTGAGGGGGGgcgaccgggctgaggggggagggggggtgaccgggctgagg belongs to Gadus chalcogrammus isolate NIFS_2021 chromosome 5, NIFS_Gcha_1.0, whole genome shotgun sequence and includes:
- the LOC130382197 gene encoding uncharacterized protein LOC130382197, coding for MDELCLCPGLQSTMDEEREEGGPTSKTTLSGEHGRRSKAKRRVQQERADSPGPSCVSMKSGWSMDVPLVFKDGRPSREESPEQQQRTDFPGLSCVSMKSDRSMDVPLVFKDGRPSSEESLSGCLVTQEGCASLASALSSNPSHLRKLDLSYNHPGDSGAALLSAGLEDPRWRLDTLSVEHGGVWRLKPALKKYACDLTLDPNTAYRQLSLSEDNRKVTLVIVDQSYPDHPDRFDAVPQVLGREALTGRCYWEVKWKGWVEIGVTYRGITRRGAGDDSDLGMNNKSWSLDCDDGGYSARYNGTLTDLPLHPAGSTRVGVYLDRPAGSLSFYRVSPGGGGSSDTLTHLHTFWSSFTQEDLLPGLWVGGGSVSVIPPR